A DNA window from Halomonas zincidurans B6 contains the following coding sequences:
- the ureG gene encoding urease accessory protein UreG, with translation MNHCLRVGVGGPVGSGKTALLRQLCLALRDHYDIAVVTNDIYTREDADFLLKHDALAADRILGVETGGCPHTAIREDASMNLAAIDDLHSRHPNLELVLVESGGDNLSATFSPELSDLTLYVIDVSAGDKIPRKGGPGITKSDLLIINKIDIAEYVHASLEVMDRDACKMRGERPFVFANLHDGVGLETIIRFILDRGMLPERRPDVRAVS, from the coding sequence ATGAATCATTGCTTGCGTGTGGGTGTCGGCGGCCCGGTAGGCTCCGGCAAGACGGCCCTGCTCAGGCAGCTCTGCCTGGCACTGCGCGACCATTACGATATTGCGGTGGTCACCAATGACATCTACACCCGCGAGGATGCCGATTTCCTGCTCAAGCACGATGCGCTGGCCGCGGACCGTATCCTAGGCGTCGAGACCGGCGGCTGTCCGCATACCGCGATTCGCGAAGATGCCTCGATGAACCTCGCTGCCATCGACGATCTGCACAGCCGCCATCCCAATCTGGAGCTGGTATTGGTGGAATCCGGCGGCGACAACCTCTCGGCGACCTTCAGTCCCGAGCTGTCCGACCTGACCCTGTATGTGATCGACGTCTCCGCCGGCGACAAGATTCCGCGCAAGGGCGGGCCGGGCATCACCAAGTCCGACCTGCTGATCATCAACAAGATCGACATCGCCGAGTACGTCCACGCCTCGCTGGAGGTGATGGACCGCGACGCATGCAAGATGCGCGGCGAGCGACCGTTCGTATTCGCCAATCTGCACGACGGGGTGGGGCTCGAGACCATCATCCGATTCATTCTCGATCGCGGCATGCTGCCGGAGCGCCGTCCGGACGTGCGTGCCGTCAGCTGA
- a CDS encoding DUF1206 domain-containing protein has product MPSDRQSGSLLTMLAAPFSKLRALASRSILARRVVRIIARCGYVAKGVVYMIVGVLASLAAAGLGGSSVNTKQAITQLASQPFGGLMLALLSLGLLAYAVWRLLQALIDTENLGYGVRAIAARLGFLVSSGIYSGLALYSFNLLRNAATGNTSPTGRTAELMSHPGGIYLVFAVGVVFFGVGVRQIVRAVKCSFLKNWHMREMNERQRKLAKWATRMGLTARGIVFLLIGLFLCLAAWQSDPSEAEGLGGALATLAQQPLGPWLLGIVSLGLVAYGIYCFINARFRDVSA; this is encoded by the coding sequence ATGCCCTCTGATCGACAGTCTGGATCGCTTCTGACGATGCTGGCAGCCCCTTTCAGCAAGCTCCGCGCTCTGGCATCGCGCTCTATCCTGGCGAGACGCGTCGTTCGCATCATCGCTCGTTGCGGTTATGTCGCCAAAGGCGTGGTCTATATGATCGTCGGCGTCCTGGCGTCGCTGGCTGCCGCCGGGCTGGGTGGCAGCAGTGTCAACACCAAGCAGGCGATCACCCAGCTGGCTAGTCAGCCATTCGGTGGTCTCATGCTGGCATTGCTCAGCCTGGGCCTGCTCGCCTACGCCGTGTGGCGTCTGCTACAGGCTCTGATCGACACCGAGAATCTGGGCTACGGAGTGCGTGCCATTGCGGCGCGTCTGGGGTTTCTGGTCAGCAGCGGTATTTATAGCGGCCTGGCACTTTACAGCTTCAACCTGCTGCGCAACGCCGCCACCGGTAATACCTCGCCAACCGGTCGCACGGCCGAATTGATGAGCCATCCCGGAGGAATCTATCTGGTCTTCGCAGTGGGTGTGGTCTTTTTCGGGGTTGGCGTGCGCCAGATCGTTCGTGCAGTCAAATGCTCATTTCTGAAGAATTGGCACATGCGAGAGATGAACGAGCGTCAGCGCAAACTTGCCAAGTGGGCCACACGCATGGGGCTGACGGCCCGCGGCATCGTGTTTCTGCTCATTGGGCTGTTTCTCTGTCTGGCTGCCTGGCAGTCCGACCCTAGCGAAGCGGAAGGGTTGGGTGGCGCTCTGGCGACGTTGGCTCAGCAGCCGTTGGGTCCCTGGCTGTTGGGTATCGTCTCGCTGGGTTTGGTCGCTTATGGCATCTACTGCTTCATCAATGCGCGTTTCCGTGACGTCAGTGCCTGA
- a CDS encoding ComF family protein translates to MLRRALPGRCAFCLARCMPNVPWCGPCLAVLPWNRHACVQCAEPLPEASPRYCGHCLRRPPAFAVARIGLRYEDEIALLLRRFKFGYDPRAGNLLVSLMNESLAGLEREQLPELLIALPRHRQRAREQGFDPGPWLAERLAARLGLPWYQPCRLHATPSQRGLDRTARRRNLKGAFGVETLLPERVALVDDVMTTGASLDALAVACRGTGARHVEAWAVARTPLGH, encoded by the coding sequence ATGCTGCGTCGCGCCCTGCCCGGGCGCTGTGCGTTCTGCCTGGCGCGCTGCATGCCGAACGTCCCATGGTGCGGGCCCTGCCTGGCGGTGCTGCCGTGGAACCGGCATGCCTGTGTGCAATGCGCCGAGCCCTTGCCGGAAGCGTCTCCGCGCTACTGCGGGCACTGCCTGCGGCGTCCTCCAGCGTTTGCCGTTGCGCGCATCGGCCTGCGCTACGAAGACGAGATCGCGCTGCTGCTGCGTCGCTTCAAGTTCGGCTACGACCCGCGCGCGGGCAACTTGCTGGTAAGCCTGATGAACGAGTCGTTGGCGGGGCTCGAAAGGGAGCAATTGCCTGAACTGTTGATCGCTCTGCCGCGCCATCGTCAGCGTGCCCGGGAACAGGGCTTCGACCCGGGCCCCTGGCTGGCCGAGCGCCTTGCCGCGCGGCTGGGATTGCCCTGGTACCAGCCGTGCCGGCTGCACGCCACCCCCTCGCAGCGCGGCCTGGATCGCACGGCACGGCGGCGCAATCTCAAGGGCGCCTTCGGGGTCGAAACCCTGTTGCCCGAGCGGGTTGCGCTGGTCGACGACGTGATGACTACCGGCGCCTCGCTCGACGCGCTGGCCGTGGCCTGCCGCGGCACCGGCGCCCGCCATGTCGAGGCCTGGGCGGTGGCGCGCACGCCACTCGGTCATTGA
- a CDS encoding serine/threonine protein kinase, with translation MAANPHPFENLPPQRIVAAIEALGFWLPGEPFALNSYENRVFLIHDDERRRWVAKFYRPDRWSDAQIREEHAFLAELAAAEVPVAAPWRDADGESLHEHEGFRFALFPHVVGQAPELENPAHLFALGELIGRVHSVSDTTPFVTRPTLEPIGWAASSREQVLAGEWLSQRQRRAYRRISEALEHTLAERAWPAQAAIRVHGDCHLGNILGRDEQFALVDFDDCCMAPAVQDLWMMLTAQNDQEWQMQLSELLEGYEQYRDFDRRELAWIELLRTLRLMRHSAWLVARWRDPAFPRAFPWVADEAYWDQHIRTLEQQRVALEKPRWLA, from the coding sequence ATGGCCGCCAACCCGCATCCGTTCGAGAACCTGCCGCCGCAGCGCATCGTTGCCGCCATCGAGGCGCTGGGATTCTGGCTGCCCGGCGAGCCGTTCGCGCTCAACAGCTACGAAAACCGGGTCTTTCTGATCCACGACGACGAGCGACGCCGCTGGGTTGCCAAGTTCTATCGTCCCGACCGCTGGAGCGATGCGCAGATCCGCGAGGAGCATGCCTTTCTCGCCGAGCTGGCGGCCGCCGAGGTGCCGGTGGCGGCGCCCTGGCGTGATGCCGACGGCGAGAGTCTGCATGAGCACGAGGGCTTTCGCTTCGCGCTGTTTCCCCATGTGGTCGGCCAGGCGCCGGAGCTCGAGAACCCTGCCCACCTGTTCGCCCTCGGTGAACTGATCGGCCGGGTGCACTCGGTGTCGGATACAACGCCATTCGTCACACGACCGACCCTCGAACCGATTGGCTGGGCGGCGAGCAGCCGCGAGCAGGTACTCGCCGGCGAATGGCTCAGCCAACGTCAGCGTCGCGCTTACCGGCGAATCAGCGAGGCCTTGGAACACACGCTGGCGGAGCGCGCCTGGCCGGCCCAGGCGGCGATTCGCGTGCACGGCGACTGCCATCTGGGCAATATCCTGGGGCGCGACGAGCAGTTCGCGCTGGTCGATTTCGACGACTGCTGCATGGCGCCGGCCGTGCAGGATCTATGGATGATGCTGACTGCCCAGAACGACCAGGAGTGGCAGATGCAGCTCTCCGAGCTGCTGGAGGGCTACGAGCAATACCGCGATTTCGATCGCCGCGAACTGGCCTGGATCGAGCTGCTGCGGACCCTGCGCCTGATGCGTCACAGCGCCTGGCTGGTGGCACGCTGGCGCGACCCGGCGTTTCCGCGCGCCTTTCCCTGGGTCGCCGACGAAGCATACTGGGATCAGCACATTCGCACCCTCGAGCAGCAGCGCGTCGCACTCGAAAAGCCACGCTGGCTGGCCTGA
- a CDS encoding NAD-dependent succinate-semialdehyde dehydrogenase produces MESLQDYPLYRPFAYIDGSWVAADSGEQIEVDNPATGEIIGSVPRLGRAETERAIDAAHAALPAWRAHTAQERGDILMKWYELMLENQDELARIMTLEQGKPLKEAAGEIVYAASFLRWFAEEGRRIYGETIPSAKSNQRIMVIKQPVGVVGAITPWNFPAAMITRKVGAALAAGCPIVVKPASQTPFSATAMALLAERAGVPRGVFNVVPGRASEIAAALTESPLVRKITFTGSTEVGQRLMAQAAQHVQKISLELGGNAPFLVFEDADLDAAVEGAMASKFRNGGQTCVCVNRFLVQSSVVNAFCEKLAAAMNSELSVGDGTEEGVNIGPLIDSDGVEKVSRHIRDALDKGAELMLGGNHHPLGGNFFTPTLVNQATSEMLVAREETFGPLAAVFPFDDEEDAVEMANDTPFGLAAYFYSRDLSQVWRVSEALEYGIVGINTGLISNAAAPFGGVKESGLGREGGHQGLEEFLETKYLCLDLG; encoded by the coding sequence ATGGAATCGCTGCAGGACTATCCGCTGTACCGGCCCTTCGCCTACATCGATGGCAGCTGGGTCGCCGCCGACAGCGGCGAGCAGATCGAAGTCGACAATCCGGCCACCGGTGAGATCATCGGCAGCGTGCCGCGACTCGGCCGCGCCGAGACCGAGCGGGCGATCGACGCGGCGCATGCCGCGTTGCCGGCCTGGCGCGCGCATACCGCCCAGGAGCGTGGCGACATCCTGATGAAGTGGTACGAGCTGATGCTCGAGAATCAGGACGAGCTGGCGCGCATCATGACCCTCGAGCAGGGCAAGCCGCTCAAGGAAGCCGCCGGCGAGATCGTCTACGCGGCGAGCTTCCTGCGCTGGTTCGCCGAGGAGGGGCGGCGCATCTACGGCGAGACCATTCCCAGCGCCAAGAGCAATCAGCGGATCATGGTCATCAAGCAACCGGTCGGCGTCGTCGGCGCGATCACGCCGTGGAACTTCCCGGCGGCGATGATCACCCGCAAGGTCGGCGCGGCGCTGGCGGCGGGCTGCCCGATCGTCGTCAAGCCGGCCAGCCAGACGCCGTTCTCGGCCACCGCCATGGCGCTGCTCGCCGAGCGTGCCGGCGTGCCGCGCGGGGTGTTCAACGTAGTGCCGGGGCGTGCCAGCGAGATCGCCGCGGCGCTGACCGAGTCGCCGCTGGTGCGCAAGATCACCTTCACCGGCTCGACCGAGGTCGGCCAGCGGTTGATGGCGCAGGCCGCGCAGCATGTCCAGAAGATCTCGCTGGAACTGGGCGGCAATGCGCCGTTTCTGGTCTTCGAGGACGCCGACCTGGACGCCGCCGTGGAGGGCGCCATGGCCTCGAAATTCCGCAACGGCGGCCAGACCTGCGTCTGCGTCAATCGTTTCCTGGTCCAGTCGAGCGTGGTCAACGCCTTCTGCGAGAAACTTGCCGCCGCCATGAACAGCGAGCTCAGCGTCGGCGACGGCACCGAGGAGGGCGTCAACATCGGCCCGCTGATCGACAGCGACGGGGTCGAGAAGGTCAGCCGGCACATTCGCGATGCGCTCGACAAGGGCGCCGAGTTGATGCTGGGCGGCAATCATCACCCGCTGGGCGGTAATTTCTTCACCCCGACGCTGGTCAATCAGGCGACCAGCGAGATGCTGGTGGCCCGTGAGGAAACCTTCGGCCCGCTGGCCGCGGTGTTCCCCTTCGACGACGAGGAGGACGCCGTGGAAATGGCCAACGACACGCCGTTCGGCCTCGCCGCGTACTTCTATTCGCGCGACCTGAGCCAGGTGTGGCGGGTCTCGGAGGCGCTGGAATACGGCATCGTCGGCATCAATACCGGGCTGATCTCCAACGCCGCCGCGCCGTTCGGCGGGGTCAAGGAGTCGGGTCTGGGCCGCGAGGGCGGCCATCAGGGGCTCGAGGAGTTCCTCGAAACCAAGTACCTGTGCCTCGACCTGGGCTGA
- a CDS encoding putative motility protein: MDSSISNTVGAAVALQQYNADQSAQMSLLRQSLDTQAGQVAQLMEAVGDGPKLASVGSIGTQLNTYA; the protein is encoded by the coding sequence ATGGATTCGAGCATCAGCAACACCGTCGGTGCCGCCGTCGCGCTGCAGCAGTACAACGCCGACCAGAGCGCCCAGATGTCGCTGCTCCGGCAGTCGCTCGACACCCAGGCGGGGCAAGTTGCCCAGCTGATGGAGGCGGTCGGCGACGGGCCGAAACTGGCCAGCGTCGGCAGCATCGGTACGCAGCTCAATACCTACGCCTGA
- the purH gene encoding bifunctional phosphoribosylaminoimidazolecarboxamide formyltransferase/IMP cyclohydrolase produces the protein MAEQPHHPRSLPVRRALISVSDKTGIVDFARELAERGVALLSTGGTYRLLSDNGINVSEVSEHTGFPEIMDGRVKTLHPKIHGGILGRRGQDDAVMAEHDIAPIDMVVVNLYPFARTVARPDCTLEEAIENIDIGGPTMVRACAKNHAHTSIVVSAEDYRRVLDEMAANDGAVGGELRFDLAVKAFEHTAGYDAAIADYLGSRVEGGEDGFPRTYNLQFHKKQAMRYGENPHQAAAFYVEANASEASVATAVQRQGKALSYNNVADTDAAFECVKAFTEAACVIVKHANPCGVATGATLHEAYEKAFATDPTSAFGGIIAFNRALDADTARAIVARQFVEVIIAPGVSDAAAAVVADKKNVRLLDVGASWPGERVHAHDFKRVTGGLLVQDRDLGMVGRDELQVVTERAPSEQELRDLAFAWKVAKYVKSNAIVYARDGRTVGVGAGQMSRVYSARIAGIKAADEGLEVPGSVMASDAFFPFRDGIDAAAAAGITAVIQPGGSMRDQEVIHAADEAGIAMVFTGMRHFRH, from the coding sequence ATGGCCGAACAGCCCCACCACCCCCGTTCCCTGCCGGTCCGCCGCGCATTGATCAGCGTCTCGGACAAGACCGGCATCGTCGACTTCGCCCGCGAACTCGCCGAGCGCGGCGTCGCCCTGCTGTCCACCGGCGGTACCTACCGCCTGCTCAGCGACAATGGCATCAATGTCAGCGAAGTCTCCGAGCATACCGGCTTCCCGGAGATCATGGACGGCCGGGTCAAGACCCTGCACCCCAAGATCCACGGCGGCATTCTCGGCCGCCGGGGCCAGGACGACGCGGTGATGGCCGAGCACGACATCGCCCCGATCGACATGGTAGTGGTCAATCTCTACCCGTTCGCCCGGACCGTCGCCCGCCCCGACTGCACGCTGGAGGAGGCGATCGAGAACATCGATATCGGCGGCCCGACCATGGTCCGCGCCTGCGCCAAGAACCATGCCCACACCAGCATCGTCGTCAGTGCCGAGGATTATCGCCGAGTGCTCGACGAGATGGCGGCCAATGACGGCGCGGTCGGTGGCGAGCTGCGCTTCGATCTCGCCGTGAAGGCCTTCGAGCATACCGCCGGCTACGACGCGGCGATCGCCGATTATCTGGGCAGCCGCGTCGAGGGCGGCGAAGACGGCTTTCCGCGCACCTACAATCTGCAGTTTCACAAGAAGCAGGCGATGCGCTACGGCGAGAATCCCCATCAAGCGGCCGCCTTCTACGTCGAAGCCAACGCCAGCGAGGCCAGCGTCGCTACCGCCGTACAGCGCCAGGGCAAGGCGCTGTCCTACAACAACGTCGCCGACACCGATGCCGCCTTCGAATGCGTCAAGGCCTTCACCGAGGCCGCCTGCGTGATCGTCAAGCATGCCAACCCGTGCGGCGTGGCCACCGGCGCAACGCTTCACGAAGCCTATGAAAAAGCCTTCGCCACCGACCCGACCAGCGCCTTCGGCGGCATCATCGCCTTCAACCGGGCGCTGGACGCCGACACCGCGCGCGCGATCGTCGCCCGTCAGTTCGTCGAAGTGATCATCGCCCCCGGCGTCAGCGACGCGGCCGCGGCAGTCGTCGCCGACAAGAAGAACGTGCGGCTGCTCGACGTCGGCGCCAGCTGGCCCGGCGAGCGTGTCCACGCGCATGATTTCAAGCGTGTCACCGGCGGCCTGCTGGTCCAGGATCGCGATCTCGGCATGGTCGGTCGCGACGAGCTCCAGGTGGTCACCGAGCGCGCGCCCAGCGAGCAGGAACTGCGCGATCTGGCGTTCGCCTGGAAGGTCGCCAAGTACGTCAAGTCCAACGCCATCGTCTATGCCAGGGACGGCCGCACCGTCGGCGTCGGCGCCGGCCAGATGAGCCGCGTCTATTCGGCCCGGATCGCCGGCATCAAGGCCGCCGACGAAGGCCTCGAGGTGCCCGGCTCGGTAATGGCCTCGGATGCCTTCTTCCCGTTCCGCGACGGCATCGATGCCGCCGCCGCCGCCGGAATCACCGCGGTGATCCAGCCCGGCGGCTCGATGCGCGACCAGGAGGTGATCCACGCCGCCGACGAAGCCGGCATCGCCATGGTCTTCACCGGCATGCGCCACTTCCGCCACTGA
- the fis gene encoding DNA-binding transcriptional regulator Fis, with translation MNSRQAITPEQLVGEESPLSATPAPRGQTLREAVDDAMRRYFSHLEGEAVTDLYAMVMAEVEAPLLNAVLDYAGGNQTRAADMLGLNRGTLRKKLKQYDLI, from the coding sequence ATGAACAGCAGGCAAGCCATCACTCCCGAACAGCTCGTAGGCGAGGAATCGCCGCTTTCCGCCACGCCCGCCCCCCGCGGCCAGACCCTGCGCGAAGCGGTCGACGATGCCATGCGGCGCTACTTCAGCCACCTCGAAGGCGAAGCCGTGACCGACCTGTATGCCATGGTCATGGCCGAAGTCGAGGCGCCGCTGCTCAACGCCGTGCTCGACTATGCCGGCGGCAACCAGACCCGCGCCGCCGACATGCTGGGACTCAACCGCGGCACCTTGCGCAAGAAGCTCAAGCAGTACGATCTGATCTGA
- the dusB gene encoding tRNA dihydrouridine synthase DusB, translating to MPATARGEPPAIGRFQLPNRVILAPMAGVTDRPFRQLCRQLGAGLVVSEMVTSDPRLWHTRKSRMRLDHHGEPGPRSVQIAGGDPEMLAEAARLNAEQGAQIIDINMGCPAKKVCNKAAGSALLRDEKLVAAILEAVVAAVEVPVTLKIRTGWCESSRNGVRVARLAEAAGIRALAVHGRTREQRYNGFAEYDTIAEINAAVGIPVFANGDIDTPAKAAEVLDYTGADAVMVGRGAQGNPWIFREIDHFLRTGEILPPVSLDERRRVMREHLDALHGFYGEHMGARIARKHIGWYLATREDAKPLRQRFNALDSAEGQRCFVDELFRRATAPATEGISAA from the coding sequence ATGCCCGCTACCGCACGCGGCGAGCCGCCCGCCATAGGTCGATTCCAATTGCCCAACCGGGTGATCCTGGCGCCCATGGCCGGCGTCACCGACCGGCCGTTCCGCCAGCTCTGCCGGCAGTTGGGCGCCGGTCTGGTGGTCTCCGAGATGGTCACCTCGGACCCGCGGCTGTGGCATACCCGCAAGTCGCGGATGCGCCTGGATCATCACGGCGAACCCGGCCCGCGCAGCGTGCAGATCGCCGGCGGCGATCCCGAGATGCTCGCCGAGGCGGCACGCCTGAACGCCGAACAGGGCGCCCAGATCATCGACATCAACATGGGCTGTCCGGCCAAGAAGGTCTGCAACAAGGCTGCCGGCTCGGCATTGCTGCGCGACGAGAAGCTGGTCGCGGCGATTCTCGAGGCGGTGGTCGCCGCCGTCGAGGTCCCGGTGACGCTGAAGATTCGCACCGGCTGGTGCGAATCAAGCCGCAACGGCGTGCGCGTGGCGCGCCTCGCCGAAGCCGCCGGTATCCGTGCGCTGGCCGTGCACGGACGCACCCGCGAGCAGCGTTACAACGGCTTCGCCGAGTACGACACCATTGCCGAGATCAACGCTGCGGTGGGCATCCCGGTGTTCGCCAATGGCGACATCGACACTCCCGCCAAGGCCGCCGAGGTTCTCGACTATACTGGTGCGGATGCGGTCATGGTGGGTCGCGGCGCCCAGGGCAATCCCTGGATCTTCCGCGAGATCGACCATTTCCTGCGCACCGGAGAAATCCTGCCACCCGTCTCTCTCGACGAGCGGCGCAGGGTCATGCGCGAGCACCTCGATGCGCTGCATGGCTTCTACGGTGAGCACATGGGCGCAAGGATCGCACGCAAGCATATCGGCTGGTATCTCGCCACCCGCGAGGACGCCAAACCGCTGCGACAACGTTTCAATGCCCTGGACAGCGCCGAGGGGCAACGTTGTTTCGTGGATGAACTGTTTCGCCGGGCCACGGCGCCGGCAACCGAAGGGATCAGTGCAGCATGA